A window of Leptospira fainei serovar Hurstbridge str. BUT 6 contains these coding sequences:
- a CDS encoding chemotaxis protein CheW produces MEVDLKALLHDFLAESADLLDSAEETALSLKNEFSPESINTLFRAIHTIKGNSGIFDFPAISSVSHSLENLLNQWRRSNSPPVEHDISLILECLDELRLLLSNVDLYKNRNEDHIISRIDSKLSDSNSATKEAGGLYPNISSSATTAGSVIPANSNQASYNSKIVIPKKYIERARIENLSLFVVRFKAFNEQTLSRCKEGNPFQPLEEKALVLQSNLLDHSESVRNGNGRGEIDHLVLLSRLPQNTINEECASLGSLKSVQILFQRQEDNKSTSIKETYFESIGSREAETNGTKTQTELADNYLRIPLNLLDHLINLAGETIIVRNQLLQKMEAIQEHSLLSTVRNLSQLITLSQESIMRTRLQRLETFFKKIPRLIHDLERTTNKDIELHLDGGDVELDKTIIDTISDPITHMIRNSADHGLESPEERSRLGKPRKGRIYISAALRGGNVILQVRDDGRGFNYDRIREKAIEKGLLTIDEIHRKTDGELAELVFVPGFSTSETVSSTSGRGVGMDVVKMNFQKAGGSVAISSVTGSGTTITATIPQTLSILNCQMVRAGSSMLFAIPQQNITELLLLDPKSVSSVENKQVYLLRGHLLPIIDLDEMLDIPKDDTLKNKYIVAVHTERHSFGLLITEIENPEEIVVKPLSRALSVLNLYTGAAILGDGNLALILDISGIAKFLKLQSASFENRTSDSIGDRKSQKHYLLFTVRNQLFGIDSKDVQRLEIFDPGKAERILDREIIQYREEVVELCRLENYFNLSKSETQTGNVMILFRIKGIKKGLVVNEIHNVIDEIPSFTKSEDGEKGIIGSGILSGETIIIIDPTILLSELSTSLLSVEKEAEVELK; encoded by the coding sequence GTGGAGGTCGATTTAAAAGCATTATTGCATGATTTCCTCGCCGAATCGGCGGATTTACTCGATTCTGCGGAAGAAACCGCCCTTTCCTTGAAAAATGAATTTAGTCCGGAGTCCATCAATACCCTTTTTCGAGCCATACATACGATTAAAGGCAATTCGGGAATATTCGACTTTCCCGCTATTTCGTCCGTCTCTCATTCTCTGGAAAATTTATTGAATCAATGGAGAAGATCGAACAGTCCACCGGTAGAACATGACATTTCGCTCATATTAGAATGTTTGGATGAACTTAGGCTGCTACTTAGTAATGTTGATCTCTATAAGAATAGAAACGAAGACCATATTATTTCCCGAATAGATTCTAAATTATCCGATTCGAATTCGGCAACAAAAGAGGCTGGGGGCCTTTATCCTAATATTTCTTCCTCCGCAACGACGGCAGGCTCCGTCATTCCAGCAAACTCAAACCAGGCCAGCTATAACTCCAAAATCGTTATTCCCAAAAAGTATATAGAGCGAGCGCGAATCGAGAATCTATCGCTCTTCGTAGTCCGATTCAAGGCTTTCAACGAACAAACCTTAAGTCGCTGCAAGGAGGGCAATCCGTTTCAGCCCCTGGAAGAGAAAGCTTTGGTGCTCCAGTCCAATCTACTTGACCATTCCGAATCGGTTCGTAACGGGAACGGAAGAGGGGAAATCGATCATCTTGTCCTACTAAGTCGATTGCCCCAGAATACAATCAATGAAGAATGTGCTAGCTTAGGGTCCTTAAAGTCCGTTCAAATTCTCTTTCAGAGACAGGAAGATAACAAGAGCACTTCTATTAAGGAAACATACTTTGAATCGATCGGATCAAGGGAAGCAGAGACAAACGGGACAAAAACCCAGACGGAACTTGCCGATAACTATCTGAGAATTCCTCTAAATCTATTAGATCACCTGATTAATTTAGCCGGCGAGACCATTATAGTTCGAAACCAACTATTACAAAAAATGGAGGCGATCCAGGAACATTCTCTGCTCTCGACAGTCAGGAATCTTAGTCAATTAATCACTCTTTCGCAAGAAAGCATCATGAGGACTCGCTTGCAGAGGCTGGAAACCTTCTTTAAAAAAATTCCCAGACTGATTCACGACCTAGAAAGAACGACCAACAAGGATATCGAACTGCATCTGGACGGCGGCGACGTCGAACTAGACAAAACGATTATCGATACTATTTCGGATCCGATTACCCATATGATTCGTAACTCCGCGGATCATGGCTTGGAATCTCCCGAAGAAAGGAGTCGGCTAGGTAAGCCTAGAAAAGGACGGATCTATATTTCGGCTGCTCTAAGAGGGGGAAATGTCATTCTCCAGGTACGGGATGACGGGAGAGGATTTAACTACGATCGCATCCGTGAGAAGGCGATCGAAAAAGGTCTACTAACGATCGACGAAATTCATCGTAAAACGGACGGCGAACTCGCCGAATTAGTTTTCGTTCCCGGCTTTAGCACTTCCGAAACGGTTTCTTCCACCTCTGGTCGCGGAGTCGGAATGGACGTCGTTAAGATGAACTTTCAAAAAGCGGGCGGATCTGTCGCAATTTCGTCGGTAACCGGCTCGGGCACCACAATCACCGCTACCATTCCGCAAACTCTATCAATTCTAAACTGCCAGATGGTTCGAGCCGGCAGCAGTATGCTGTTCGCGATTCCCCAGCAAAATATAACCGAACTCTTGCTTCTAGATCCTAAATCCGTGTCTAGCGTGGAAAATAAACAGGTTTATCTCTTACGAGGTCATTTATTACCGATCATCGACCTGGACGAAATGCTAGATATTCCGAAGGACGATACATTAAAAAACAAATATATAGTGGCCGTTCATACGGAGAGACACTCCTTCGGGTTACTCATCACGGAAATAGAAAACCCCGAGGAGATAGTCGTGAAACCGCTTTCAAGAGCTTTGTCCGTATTGAACTTATATACGGGAGCGGCGATTTTAGGAGACGGAAACCTAGCGTTGATCTTGGATATTTCGGGTATCGCAAAATTCCTTAAGTTACAAAGTGCTTCGTTCGAGAATCGTACATCCGATTCTATAGGCGATAGAAAATCACAAAAACATTATTTATTATTCACCGTTCGAAACCAACTTTTCGGAATCGATAGCAAGGACGTGCAAAGGTTGGAAATATTCGATCCTGGAAAGGCCGAACGAATCTTAGACAGGGAAATCATTCAGTATCGCGAAGAAGTCGTCGAACTATGCCGATTGGAAAATTACTTCAATCTTTCAAAATCGGAAACACAAACGGGAAATGTCATGATTCTCTTTCGAATCAAAGGGATAAAAAAAGGTCTTGTTGTAAACGAAATTCATAACGTCATCGATGAGATCCCATCTTTCACAAAGAGTGAAGACGGTGAAAAGGGGATAATCGGAAGCGGAATTCTTTCGGGAGAAACCATCATAATAATCGATCCGACAATCTTATTGTCCGAATTATCCACCTCGCTTTTGTCCGTGGAAAAAGAAGCGGAAGTAGAGTTAAAATGA
- a CDS encoding chemotaxis protein CheW, with amino-acid sequence MREGGSIKQLLSFTLAGELYGIALEDCKEVDHNKNILKVPHSPQHVLGIVNLRGDVVTILNLMALFEKDWNYTENKSSLIRLKGKKESFAILADSISDIVEIPEENLEPCPSHLNEKESKFIDHISIIKSETIIIVNQQELLRIADE; translated from the coding sequence ATGAGGGAGGGCGGGTCTATTAAACAACTACTCTCCTTTACCTTAGCCGGAGAACTTTATGGAATCGCGTTAGAGGATTGTAAAGAAGTAGATCACAATAAAAACATATTAAAAGTTCCGCATTCTCCTCAACATGTCCTCGGAATCGTAAATTTAAGAGGAGATGTCGTCACAATCCTTAACTTAATGGCTTTGTTCGAAAAGGACTGGAACTATACCGAAAATAAGAGTTCTCTAATCCGCTTAAAAGGAAAGAAGGAATCCTTCGCCATTCTTGCCGACAGTATTTCGGACATCGTCGAGATTCCGGAAGAAAACTTAGAACCGTGCCCTTCTCACTTGAATGAGAAAGAAAGTAAATTTATCGACCATATTTCGATCATCAAGAGCGAAACAATCATAATCGTAAATCAACAAGAACTATTGCGAATAGCAGATGAATAA